In [Phormidium] sp. ETS-05, the genomic window CCTTCTTTGAACTGGTTCCCCCAGCAAGAAAACTCCTGTGGTGGTGGAAAACCCCATCTACGACGAAATCTTTGGCATGGCTCAAGGCGCCGAAGCCGCTCGCGTCGCCGGTTCTCTGTTCGGCTCTATGCAGCATGTCCCCGGCTCGGTGGTTCCTGGCTCTATTTCCGCCATTCCTTCTCAAGCCATCAGCTCTTACATCTTCCCCAGTGGCGTCGGGATGTGGGCCGTTCCCACCATGTCCGGTCTAAATATGTCCGGTGTGGGTCTCACCATGTCTGGCGCAGGCTTCTCTGGCTCCGCACCACCCATCCGTCCCCGCAAATTCTGGCTCATTGCTGATGCGGAGTTGATTGTTTATGGTGCTACCGAACCTGATGCCACGGTGACGATCGGCGGTCGCCCCATCAAACTCAATCCCGATGGCACCTTCCGTTTCCAAATGTCTTTCCAAGATGGTCTCATCGACTATCCCATCATGGCTGTTGCTGCTGACGGTGAGCAAACCCGTTCTATTCACATGAAGTTCAATCGCGAAACTCCCTCGCGCAACACCAACACCAAAGAAGACGCCGTCCTGGAATGGCTCTCCTAAATGTCTGTTGTCCTTGGTCATTTGTCCCTTGTCACTTGATGACAAAGGACAAGGGACTGAGGACAAAGAACAAATTTAGCGATATTAGATATTAATAACGCCGTGCCCACCACCAATCAAAGGGCACGGCTTTATTAAGATTTGTCGTAAAAGCGATATGTTAACGTAGCTGTGCTACTACCCAGGTCGAGGGGTTTCTCTGGAAATTTCTCGTATTGAAACGGAAATTATTCATAAGAAACCCCTGGGGTCTCAATCGGCGCCATACTTGTCCGTGCCCCCCAACGCCGTGCCCCCCACCCAGATCGAGAAACAAAGGACCAGGCTGCGGAAAATCCCCGTCTGGATACAATATCCTGCATAGAAGGTTTCTGGGATGGGATAGGATGGGACAAAGAAACCAGGTTTCTGGCGTGCTAACGGGTCCCCCAGAAGAAAAAACTATCTGGAGAAAAATTATGAATGCTCAGTTAGTGGATTCTATTGTTAAAGTTGTCCAAGCATTGCCGCAAGCAGAAAAAATCCTGCTCAGAGAAAGGCTGAATCTGGTTTTCAGAGAGACGCCAACCCAGGAGGAGTTTTCAGGATCTCCCCTTGATGCGGAGGTGGTTGATGCCGAAGCCTTGGAGTTGTGGCGATCGCTCGGGGATGATGCGACGACGGGTTGTTTGGAAAATCCCTCCGTTAACCACGATCGCTATCTTTACGCTAAAGACCAATGAAACGAGTATTTGTCGATACCAGTGCCTGCTGCATATTGGGTATGCAAAAACTGTAGAATTTAAAAATAAGCTAGACACTCTAACCGCCAGACAATTTATGAAAATTATCTGGATTGATGAAGAAATAGCAGCCAAAGCATGGGCAATTTTTGAAAAGTTTAACCCAGACAAACAGTGGTCATTTACAGACTGCACGTCTTATGTGGTTATGCAAGAACAGGGAATTACCGATGTATTTACCTTCGATCGCCACTTCTCCCAAATGGGTTTCTCCCGTCTCCCCCGGGGATAAAGAAACCCCTGGGGTTGGTGCCCTAGTATCGAAAAACCCAAATTTTCATACTGGCGTGCCCCCCACCCTAGGCAAGAAACCGGGTTTCTATACAGATTCTCGTGTTTAAACGAAAATTCTTCATAAGAAACCCGGTTTCTGGAATTTGTATTATTCATATAATAAACGTTATATCAAGTCCTTTGGCATCGTTTGTGAATATTTGCCATAGGGGGAGGAGGAGACTTCTGGACGGGGAGACGGGGAAGAGGCTGGGGGGCAAGGGGGCAAGGGGGCAAGGGAGATAATTGACAATTGACAATTATCAATTATCAATTATCAATTATCAATTATCCCCTGCTCCCCTGCTCCCCTGCACAAGCGCTCCCCTGCATCAAGTTGCTCCCCTGGTTCCCTTCCCCCCTGTGGCGTCTTTTGGCGTTGCCCCGACCGACCGTAGCCGATCACCACCGGAGAGTGAAAAGTGAAGAGTGATATCAAGTACGAGGGCATCGTTTGTGAATGTTTGGGGGGCGAAAAATCCGCCCACCTGGTAAAATAACCCCCTTTTGGGGGTTTGATTTGTGTAGCCACTGGTTTTAACCTGTGGCGTCTGTGGCTTGATCTGATCTGAAGTCCGAACCTCTCTGAAGCGAAGCGCCTCCCGACCTAATTCCGATCGCCACCGCATTCCGCCACGGACTGAAGTCCGTGGCGGAATGGATCAAACCCCCTAATGGGGGTTATTTTACCAGGCGTGCGGA contains:
- a CDS encoding PIN domain-containing protein; translated protein: MKIIWIDEEIAAKAWAIFEKFNPDKQWSFTDCTSYVVMQEQGITDVFTFDRHFSQMGFSRLPRG